From Brassica oleracea var. oleracea cultivar TO1000 chromosome C3, BOL, whole genome shotgun sequence, a single genomic window includes:
- the LOC106333167 gene encoding LOW QUALITY PROTEIN: U5 small nuclear ribonucleoprotein 200 kDa helicase (The sequence of the model RefSeq protein was modified relative to this genomic sequence to represent the inferred CDS: substituted 2 bases at 2 genomic stop codons) — MANLGGGGAEEEARLKQSNSNLVLSTNELRRDTREPTGEPETLRGKIDPKSFGDLAVKERLNHSNKKKKEREDGDDTVFDRGSKRRRFREESVLTDTDEGVYQPKTKETRAAYEAMLSLIQHRLGGQPPSVACGAADEVLAVLKNEALNNPEKKVRIEKVFYFIPDQIFDQLVSFGKLITDYQEGGDSGSGKAIEDEGLDYDVDVAIECEEHEEESGIDMVQEEIDEEDEEAAQVDKTRGVKVSVAINGNDAGHEGXSLNVQKIDAYWLQRKIFEGYEQKIDPHDCQVLTEEVLKILAEGSDWDVENKLLMHLQFEKFSLVKFLLQNRHKVVWCTRLARARDQEERNQIEEEMMRFGPEFASIVEELHAKRATAKEREENKERKIKEEARWLKEYSGADGDKCSRDADDGDLDNDWLKGQREMLDLESLAFDQDVLLRENRKCELPSDSYRIRGKEFDEIHVPCVSKKIDSSEKLVKITEMPDWAQPAFEGMQQLNRVQSKVYDTALFKADNILLCAPTGAGKTNVAVLSILRQLELQRNSDGTYSHGNYKIVYVAPMKALVVEVVDTLSKRLKDYGVTVKELSGDQSLTQKEIEETQVIVTTPEKWDIITRKSGDRIYTQLVRLLIIDEIHLLNDSRGPVLESIVARTLRQIETTKEHIRMVGLSATLPNYEDVALFLRVNLKDGLFTFDRSYRPVPLSQQYIGINVKKPLRRFQLMNDICYQKVLASAGEHQVLIFVHSRKDAAKTARAIVDTTMANNTLSRFLKEDSESREILECQLGLVKSHDLKLLLPYSFAIHHAGLTRSDRQIVEDQFRLGHVQVLISTATLAWGVNLPAHTVTIKGTQVYNPERGLWMELSPLDVMQMIGRAGRPQYDQHGEGIIITGYSELQYYLRLMNEQLPIESQFISKLADQLNAEIVLGTVQNAREACHWLGYTYLYIRMARNPTLYGLPPDAIAKDIVLAERRADLIHSAATILNKNNLIKYDRKSGNFHVTDLGRIASYYYITHGTIATYNENLKPTMTDIELCHLFSLSEEFKYVTVRQDEKMEVAQLLDRVPIPVKETVEDPSAKINVLLQAYISKLKLEGLSLTSDMIYITQSAGRIFRALFEIILKRGWAQLAEKALNMSKMVGKRMWSVHTPLRQFHDIPNEVLMRLEKKDLVWERYYDLSSQELGQLIRSPQMGIPLHKLIYQIPKLYLSAYVQPISRSVLRLELTVTADFQWDDRVHKYVEPFWIIVEDNDGERILYHEYFLLKKQYLDEDHTLNFTVPISEPLPPQYFIRVVSEKWLGSLTVLPISFRHLILPEKYPPPTELLDLQPLPVTALRNPSYEALYQDLKHFNPVQTQVFPVLYGTSDNVLVAAATGSGKTICAEFAILRNHQEQPDCTMRVVYVAPLEAFAKKQFLYWEKRFGKGLGLRVVELTGETALDLKLIKEGQIIITTPEKWDALSRKWKQRKYIQHVSLFIIDELHLIGGQCGPIMEVIVSRMRYISSQVGNKMRIVALSTSLANAKDLGEWIGASSRGIFNFPPNVRSVQLEIHIQGVDIVSFEARMQAMTKPTYTAIVQHAKKKPVIVFVPSRKHVRLTAVDLLACLNMDNTDSPDFMFGNLEEFEPFVSQICEETLKETLRHGIGYLHEGXSCLDQEIVTQLFEAGRIQVCVMTSAMCWGTPLKAHLVVVMGTQLYDAREKTLSDYPVSDLLQMMGHSSRPLLGDAGKCVIFCHAPRKEHYKKFIHEAFPVESHLQLALHDNFNAEVVAGVVRNKQDAVDYLTWSFMYRRLLQNPSYYDLQGVSHKHLSDHLSELVESTLSDLEVSKCIEMENELNISPSNLGRIASYYYISYTTVERFSSLLTSETKMKGLLEILTSASEYDLIPVRPGEEDRVQRLVNHQRFSFENPKCTDTLLQAYFSRQKIISENLAMDQREVVLSATRLVQGMVDVISSNDCLNLALLAMEVSQMVTQGMWERDSTLLQLPHFINDLAKRCQENNIETVFDLVEMEDGRRQELLQMSNAQLLDIARFCNRYPNIDLAYEVVDSKEVTPGKEITLQLMLQRDMEMEGRTQVGSVEAPRYPKTKEEGWWVVVGDTKTNQLLAIKRISLQEKAKVRLAFAVPTEPGEKS, encoded by the coding sequence ATGGCGAACTTGGGTGGTGGTGGCGCGGAAGAAGAGGCTAGGTTGAAGCAGTCCAATTCGAATCTGGTGCTCAGCACCAACGAGCTTCGTCGTGATACGCGTGAACCTACGGGAGAGCCGGAGACTCTCAGGGGAAAGATTGATCCTAAGTCCTTTGGAGATCTCGCTGTTAAGGAGAGGCTGAACCATTCGAATAAGAAGAAGAAGGAGCGGGAGGATGGAGATGACACGGTCTTTGATAGAGGTAGCAAACGACGTCGTTTTAGGGAGGAGAGTGTGCTTACTGATACGGATGAAGGTGTTTATCAGCCCAAGACTAAGGAGACGAGAGCTGCTTACGAGGCCATGCTTAGTCTTATTCAGCATCGATTGGGTGGGCAACCTCCGAGTGTTGCTTGCGGTGCGGCTGATGAGGTTTTGGCTGTTCTCAAGAACGAAGCCTTGAATAACCCTGAGAAGAAGGTGCGTATCGAGAAAGTGTTCTACTTTATTCCCGATCAGATTTTCGATCAGCTGGTTTCGTTTGGTAAGTTGATCACAGACTACCAAGAGGGCGGTGATTCTGGAAGTGGTAAAGCTATTGAGGATGAAGGACTTGATTATGATGTCGATGTGGCTATTGAATGTGAGGAGCATGAAGAGGAGAGTGGCATTGATATGGTTCAGGAGGAAATAGATGAAGAGGATGAAGAAGCTGCTCAAGTTGACAAAACTAGAGGCGTGAAGGTGAGTGTGGCAATTAATGGTAACGATGCAGGACATGAAGGCTAGAGTCTTAATGTTCAGAAAATTGATGCTTATTGGCTCCAGAGAAAGATATTCGAAGGATATGAACAGAAAATTGATCCACATGACTGCCAAGTACTTACAGAAGAGGTTCTTAAGATACTTGCTGAGGGGAGTGATTGGGATGTTGAGAACAAGCTGCTTATGCACCTTCAGTTTGAAAAGTTCAGCCTTGTTAAATTTCTGCTGCAGAACCGCCACAAAGTTGTGTGGTGCACCCGTTTGGCTAGGGCAAGAGACCAGGAAGAGAGGAATCAAATCGAGGAGGAGATGATGAGGTTTGGCCCAGAGTTCGCATCAATTGTGGAGGAGTTGCATGCAAAACGAGCAACAGCCAAAGAAAGGGAGGAGAACAAGGAAAGGAAAATCAAAGAAGAAGCTCGGTGGCTTAAGGAATATTCTGGTGCAGATGGAGACAAATGCAGTAGAGACGCTGATGATGGAGATTTAGATAATGATTGGTTGAAGGGTCAACGTGAGATGCTCGACCTAGAGAGTCTGGCTTTTGACCAAGATGTTTTGCTGAGGGAGAATAGGAAGTGTGAGCTTCCCTCTGATTCTTACAGAATTCGTGGCAAGGAATTTGATGAGATTCATGTGCCATGTGTTTCTAAAAAAATTGATAGCAGTGAAAAACTTGTGAAAATCACTGAAATGCCAGATTGGGCTCAACCGGCTTTTGAGGGAATGCAGCAGCTGAACAGGGTTCAGAGCAAAGTATATGACACTGCTCTGTTCAAGGCAGATAACATTCTTCTTTGTGCTCCAACGGGTGCGGGGAAGACCAATGTTGCCGTTCTCTCTATACTGCGGCAACTTGAATTACAGAGGAATTCAGATGGAACTTATAGTCATGGGAACTACAAAATTGTGTATGTTGCACCCATGAAAGCCCTTGTGGTTGAGGTGGTGGATACTCTATCTAAACGCTTGAAGGATTATGGAGTTACTGTGAAAGAACTCAGTGGGGATCAGTCCCTTACTCAGAAAGAAATCGAAGAGACTCAGGTAATTGTTACAACGCCAGAGAAATGGGACATCATCACTAGGAAATCTGGAGATCGCATTTACACTCAGCTTGTGAGGCTTCTTATAATTGACGAAATTCATCTTCTTAATGATAGTCGAGGGCCAGTGCTTGAAAGTATTGTTGCTAGGACTCTTAGGCAGATCGAAACCACGAAGGAGCATATTCGTATGGTGGGTTTATCGGCCACACTGCCAAATTATGAAGATGTGGCCTTATTTTTGCGGGTGAATCTCAAGGATGGGTTGTTTACATTTGACCGCAGCTACAGACCTGTGCCTCTCAGTCAGCAGTATATTGGAATTAATGTGAAGAAACCATTACGGAGGTTCCAGTTGATGAATGATATATGTTATCAGAAAGTATTGGCTAGTGCTGGAGAGCATCAGGTCCTAATCTTTGTCCATTCGAGGAAGGATGCAGCAAAAACTGCAAGAGCAATAGTTGACACCACAATGGCAAACAATACTCTCAGTAGATTCTTGAAGGAAGATAGTGAAAGTCGTGAAATTCTTGAATGTCAGTTAGGACTTGTCAAGAGTCATGACCTTAAACTTCTTCTGCCTTATAGTTTTGCAATTCATCATGCTGGGCTGACAAGGAGTGATCGCCAGATAGTTGAGGATCAGTTTCGTCTTGGGCATGTTCAGGTCTTGATTTCCACTGCAACTCTTGCATGGGGTGTGAATTTGCCTGCACATACTGTCACTATCAAAGGAACCCAAGTCTATAATCCTGAGAGAGGGTTGTGGATGGAGCTTAGTCCTCTAGATGTCATGCAGATGATTGGTCGTGCCGGAAGACCTCAATATGACCAACATGGGGAGGGAATAATAATCACTGGCTACAGCGAGCTGCAGTACTATCTTCGTTTGATGAATGAGCAACTACCAATTGAAAGCCAGTTTATTTCCAAACTTGCTGATCAGCTTAATGCTGAAATTGTGCTTGGAACCGTTCAGAATGCAAGAGAAGCTTGTCACTGGCTTGGCTATACATATTTATATATCCGCATGGCTCGTAATCCGACATTGTATGGCTTACCACCTGATGCGATTGCAAAAGACATAGTATTGGCGGAGAGAAGAGCTGACCTGATACATTCTGCTGCTACTATCTTGAACAAAAACAACCTCATAAAGTACGACAGGAAAAGTGGAAACTTCCATGTTACTGATTTGGGACGCATTGCTAGCTATTACTACATAACACATGGGACAATAGCTACATACAATGAGAATTTGAAGCCAACGATGACTGATATAGAGCTTTGTCATCTGTTCTCACTGAGTGAGGAGTTCAAGTATGTCACTGTTCGACAAGATGAGAAGATGGAAGTAGCACAACTTTTGGATCGTGTCCCGATTCCGGTCAAGGAAACAGTGGAAGATCCTAGTGCAAAGATTAACGTTTTGCTGCAAGCATATATCTCAAAGCTAAAGCTTGAGGGTCTTTCTTTGACATCTGACATGATTTATATTACCCAGAGTGCTGGACGTATTTTTAGAGCTCTTTTTGAGATTATATTAAAGAGAGGATGGGCTCAACTGGCTGAAAAAGCTTTGAATATGTCTAAAATGGTAGGCAAGAGAATGTGGAGTGTTCATACACCTCTTCGGCAGTTTCATGATATTCCAAATGAGGTTCTGATGAGGTTGGAGAAAAAGGATTTGGTTTGGGAGAGGTACTATGATCTATCCTCGCAGGAGCTAGGACAACTTATTCGAAGTCCTCAGATGGGCATACCACTTCACAAACTTATCTACCAGATCCCAAAACTATATCTTTCAGCATATGTTCAGCCGATTTCCCGTTCTGTGCTGCGACTGGAACTCACTGTTACAGCTGATTTCCAATGGGATGACAGAGTGCATAAATACGTTGAACCATTTTGGATAATCGTGGAAGACAATGATGGTGAAAGAATCCTCTATCATGAGTACTTTCTTTTGAAAAAGCAGTATCTTGATGAAGATCACACATTGAACTTCACTGTGCCTATATCTGAGCCGCTGCCACCACAGTATTTCATCCGAGTTGTTTCAGAAAAATGGCTTGGCTCGCTAACTGTGTTGCCTATATCTTTCAGGCATCTTATTCTTCCAGAAAAGTATCCACCACCCACGGAGCTACTGGACTTGCAGCCCCTCCCGGTGACGGCCCTGAGGAATCCATCTTATGAAGCTCTGTATCAGGATTTAAAGCATTTCAATCCTGTGCAGACTCAGGTCTTTCCTGTTTTGTATGGCACAAGTGACAATGTATTGGTTGCCGCTGCCACAGGAAGTGGGAAGACTATATGTGCGGAGTTTGCGATATTGAGAAATCATCAGGAACAACCTGATTGTACAATGCGTGTTGTCTATGTCGCACCTCTTGAGGCTTTTGCCAAGAAGCAGTTTCTTTATTGGGAGAAAAGGTTTGGGAAGGGGCTTGGCTTACGGGTTGTTGAGTTAACTGGGGAGACAGCATTGGATCTTAAGCTGATTAAGGAAGGTCAGATAATCATAACTACTCCTGAGAAATGGGACGCTCTGTCTCGTAAATGGAAACAGAGAAAATATATTCAGCATGTTAGTTTGTTTATCATCGATGAGCTTCACTTAATTGGAGGTCAATGTGGTCCAATAATGGAGGTAATTGTGTCTAGAATGAGATATATTTCAAGTCAGGTCGGAAATAAGATGAGGATTGTTGCATTATCGACTTCACTTGCAAATGCCAAAGATCTTGGAGAGTGGATTGGGGCCAGTTCCCGTGGCATTTTCAACTTTCCGCCTAATGTTCGTTCTGTCCAACTGGAGATCCACATTCAAGGGGTGGACATAGTGAGTTTTGAAGCCAGGATGCAAGCGATGACTAAGCCAACATACACTGCCATAGTCCAGCATGCCAAAAAGAAACCAGTTATCGTTTTTGTCCCGTCCCGTAAACATGTCCGCCTTACAGCTGTGGATCTGTTGGCATGTTTAAACATGGACAACACGGACAGCCCTGATTTTATGTTTGGGAATCTGGAAGAATTTGAGCCTTTTGTTAGCCAAATTTGCGAGGAAACTCTGAAGGAAACTTTGCGCCATGGCATTGGCTACTTGCATGAGGGTTAAAGCTGTCTGGATCAGGAGATTGTGACTCAGCTTTTCGAGGCTGGACGGATTCAGGTATGTGTAATGACTAGTGCAATGTGTTGGGGAACTCCATTGAAGGCGCATTTGGTTGTTGTTATGGGGACACAGCTCTATGACGCACGTGAAAAAACTCTTTCGGATTACCCTGTCTCTGATCTGCTCCAGATGATGGGGCATAGTAGCCGACCTCTGCTTGGCGACGCAGGGAAGTGTGTGATCTTCTGTCATGCACCACGTAAAGAGCATTACAAGAAATTTATACATGAAGCCTTTCCTGTGGAGAGTCATCTTCAACTTGCCTTGCATGATAATTTCAATGCGGAAGTGGTTGCGGGGGTTGTAAGGAACAAGCAAGATGCTGTGGATTATCTTACCTGGAGCTTCATGTACAGGAGGCTTCTTCAGAACCCTAGCTACTACGATCTCCAGGGAGTTAGCCACAAGCATTTATCTGACCACCTCTCGGAGCTCGTCGAAAGCACTCTATCTGATCTTGAAGTGAGCAAATGCATTGAGATGGAGAATGAGTTGAATATCTCTCCTTCCAATCTTGGTAGGATTGCTTCATATTATTACATAAGTTACACCACCGTTGAGCGCTTCAGTTCTCTATTGACTTCCGAAACCAAGATGAAGGGTCTTCTTGAGATCCTTACTTCAGCTTCGGAGTACGACTTGATTCCTGTACGTCCTGGTGAAGAGGACAGAGTTCAGAGACTCGTCAATCACCAGAGGTTCTCTTTTGAAAACCCAAAATGCACAGACACTCTTCTTCAGGCCTATTTTTCAAGGCAAAAAATCATCAGCGAGAACCTCGCAATGGATCAGCGTGAGGTCGTTTTGTCTGCAACAAGACTTGTTCAGGGAATGGTCGATGTGATATCAAGCAACGACTGTCTGAATCTTGCTTTATTAGCTATGGAAGTAAGCCAGATGGTGACTCAAGGCATGTGGGAACGAGACTCCACGCTTCTGCAGCTTCCTCACTTCATAAATGACTTGGCCAAAAGGTGCCAAGAGAATAACATCGAAACAGTATTCGATCTTGTGGAAATGGAAGATGGCAGGCGCCAAGAACTTCTCCAAATGTCAAACGCTCAGCTTCTTGACATTGCCAGATTCTGCAACCGGTACCCTAACATCGATCTTGCATACGAGGTCGTAGACAGCAAGGAGGTAACCCCTGGAAAAGAAATAACATTACAGTTAATGCTACAGAGAGACATGGAGATGGAGGGGAGGACACAGGTGGGATCTGTGGAGGCACCAAGATATCCCAAGACCAAAGAAGAAGGGTGGTGGGTAGTCGTTGGAGATACGAAGACGAACCAGTTGCTTGCCATCAAGCGAATCTCTTTGCAAGAGAAGGCGAAGGTAAGGCTAGCTTTTGCAGTACCGACTGAGCCAGGAGAGAAGTCGTAA
- the LOC106332796 gene encoding uncharacterized protein LOC106332796 codes for MASTQSLTVAAKTLRNRIFSRSGSTSAGPSRWATPGHEERPKGYFMNRTPPPPGQSRKWEDWELPCYITSFLTIVILGVGLNAKPDLSIETWAHQKALERLEMERLGDSSD; via the coding sequence ATGGCGTCGACGCAGTCCTTGACCGTCGCAGCGAAGACGCTACGCAACCGGATCTTCTCCAGATCCGGATCTACATCCGCCGGCCCGAGTAGATGGGCCACGCCGGGTCACGAAGAACGGCCCAAAGGCTACTTCATGAACCGCACTCCTCCGCCACCGGGACAATCGCGCAAATGGGAAGATTGGGAGCTTCCTTGCTACATCACGAGCTTCCTCACGATCGTCATCCTAGGCGTCGGGCTCAATGCTAAACCTGATCTTTCGATCGAGACTTGGGCTCATCAGAAGGCCCTTGAACGCCTCGAGATGGAGAGGCTCGGAGATTCTTCCGATTGA